The region TTCGATTTCCGGAGCGGTTGTCAACATAATTGCTTTGGCATGGTAACCGCATCTTCGCTCAAACGAATGACAGGCAAGACGTAAAGCATGGCAATTCCAGTGGGCAATTGTTATGCTTTTATGTTGCCCACGAAACGGTTGAGTATCTATATGGAAGCTTTTTTCTCTTCGACATTGGGTGTGATGATTGCCGAAATCGGTGATAAGACCCAACTGCTCGCATTATTTTTGTCAACCCGATTTTCACAAAAGAATGCCATTGTTTTCGGCGTTTTTGTAGCTACACTATTAAACCATGCATTTTCAGCTGTTATTGGTGTGTGGGTGGCTCAATATATTTCGCCTGAACTGATGAAATGGATCATCGGCTTGAGTTTTGTTGCGGTAGGGTTATGGTTGCTACTGCCGGATAAGGATGAGAATCCGGATAGCCGATGGCTGAAGTATGGTGTTTTTGGGGCAACGGTACTGTTGTTTTTTATAGCGGAAATAGGTGATAAAACGCAAATTGCCACAGTGTTATTGGCGGCGAAATATCAAGAGATGTTTTGGGTAATATGTGGTAGCGTGTTAGGCTTGATGTTGGCAAATGTGCCGGTAATTTATTTAGGGCAGTTGCTAATGAAGAGGATTCCGTCTAAAGCGGTTCATATTTCTGCCTGTATTGTATTTTGTATTTTGGGTGCCGTTACTTTACTGGGTAAGGCATTGCATTGAATTAAGGCCCTTACTTTCGATTTTCAAGTGCAACATCTGTTAACAGAGGTTGGAAGATATTCAAGAATATAGCAAATAAACCTATTCTTCGATACAATTCCACCATGGCCTATTCAGAAGACTTCAAACAACTCGTACTCAAAAAACTCCGTCAAGGATGGACGATTCGCAGAGCCGCAAAAGAATTCGGCATCGCCATCTCCACCATCACGCTTTGGAAACGCCCTCCGGCTCCTCAAACCCCTCCGAAGCAACGGAAAACCCGCAAAATCAGCGCCCAAGCACTGCTCGAAGATGTTGAGCGTTATCCCGATGCCTATTGCTATGAAAGAGCGCAACGCTTTGGCTGTTCCCATACCGCCATACACAAAGCATTAAAGCGATACAACATCAGCTACAAAAAAAGACCAATCGCCACCCGAAAGCCAACAGAGGGCTCAGAAAAAACTTCCTGAAGTTACTGCACCGCTACATCCGCCGTAACCGTCCGGTTGTTTATTTAGACGAGAGCGGATTCAGAACATCCTGTTACCGGCCTTACGCTTATGCGCCAAAAAGCCGGCGTTGTTATGCGCTTCATGATTGGCAGGGACATCATCAGGCCAATGCCGTCGGAGCATTATTTCACGGCAAACTGTTTGCCGTCGGGTTGTTTGATTGCAGTATTGACCGCCGAATATTTGACGCTTGGGTGGAGCGGATTTTGATTCCGGAGCTGCCGCAAAACAGTGTGGTGGTGATGGATAATGCGACGTTTCATAAGGGGAGTGCTTTAACACTTCTGAAGGAGAAAGGCCATACTGTGTTATGGCTTCCGCCCTATAGCCCTGATCTGAATCAGATAGAAAAAAAGTGGGCTTGGATTAAAGGTGTTAGGAATCGGCTGCGAATTACGGATGTGGATTGGCTGTTTCAGGTGTGCATCGATAAATAAGTTTATTTGCTATAAAACACTTGGTGTTTCATAGCCAAGTGTTTTCTTGGACGGTGGTTCAGTTCATCTTGAACCTGCCGGATTTCCTTCCCGCTGATTTTCCTGAAATCCGTCTGTTTTGGGAAGTATTGGCGTATCAGCCCGTTGGTGTTTTCGTTCGTTCCCTTCTCCCAAGAGTGGTACGGGCGGCAAAAATAGGTTTCCGCTTTCAATGCGTTAGCGTTTTTTTTTGTGCCGGTAAAACTCTTTGCCGTTGTCCATTGTAATCGTGTGTACCCTGTCTTTGTGTTTTTTCAATGCGCTGATGACGGCGTTGGCGGTGTCTTCGGCTTTGAAGTCCTTCAACTTGCAGATGATGGTGTAACGGGTAACGCGTTCGGCTAAGGTCGGCAGTGCGCTTTTTTGGTCTTTGCCGATGATGGCGTCGGCTTCCCAGTCGCCGATGCGCGTTCTGTTGTTGACGGTTTTGGGATGGTGTTCGATACCGACGCGGTCGGGAACTTTGCCTCCGGTCCGTGTTTTGCTGCCGTATTTTTTACGGTAGGGTTTGCTGCATATTCTGAGGTGTCGCCATAATGTGCCGCCGTTGTTTCTGTTTTGGTGCAGGTTGCGGTAAACGGTGCTGTGGTGGAGCTTGATTTGGTGGTGTTTTCCGAGGTATCCGCATATTTGCTGCGGGCTGGGTTTTTGACGGATAAGGGTGTTGATCTGTCCGATGTAGTTGTGCGGTCATTTTGTATGGACCGCGCTTTTTCTGTTTGCGTTGGCGGCTTTGCTGTTGTGCCGGGGCGGCGCGATAGTCTTGGTTTTGGCTATGGCGTTTGATTTCGCGGCTGACGGTGCTTTTGTGGCGGCCGGGCGTTTGTACGATTTGTGTGATGGTTTGGTGGCGGTAATGATGCTGGATGTGGTATCGTTCGTCTTGGGTCAGTTGTGTGTAGCGCATTGCAATCTTTCTTGTCAGGAAAGGCAGTAGCTACCGCATACTGACCTTTTCTGTTTTGCAATGTTGCACTTGATAGGCGAATCCGCTACCGTCTGAAAATGTGGGAGATTCTTTTTTAGAATCAAAACTTTGTTGCTATCAATAAACCTTGTCACATTATGGTGCCTCAGGAAAAACCAAATCAGCTTGACGCAAAAGCTGGCAGAGCAGCTGGGTTTAGAAAGAGTATGGCTGTTGCATCGATTGGATCAGGCAACCAGTGGTGTATTGTTGCAGGCACTCAATGTGCAGACGGCTTCAGAATTGGCGCAACAATTTTCCGCCAAAGCCATGCGTAAAACCTATTTGGGGCCCTAAGCGATGCGAAGCCATCTAAAAAGCAGGGTTGGTTAAAGAGGGAATGGAAAAATCGCGCCGTGGCGTATGGAAGTTGACACGAGATATGGCGAATCCGGCCATCACTCAGTTTCATAGTCATGCCTAGCGCCTAATCTACGCTTATTTGAGTGACAACCGCACACCGGTAAAACGCACCAATTGCGTGTTGCCATGAAAAGCTTGGGTAGCCCGATTATTGGCGATGAATTGTATAGTGGAAGACCCGCCGAAAGAATGTTTTTGCACGCTTGGCAGATAGAATTCCAACATCGCAGTGAATATTTTAAAATCACCTCACCCTTAGATGCAATATGGCCGGCCGTCTGAACGCATTTATACCTTATTATCCCCATCGCTTTAACACAGCATTTATGCACTTTACAGATGGCATAGTATAATAGCCGCTCTCATATCCGAATGACTTCACAAACAGCATGAAACCTATTTTTCAAAAACTGATTCTGGCATTGGGCCTGAACACTATTGCCGTGTCGGCGCAAGCTGTCACTTATATTTGTAAGGTAGACGGCGGTATTGTCTTTGCCGAAAAGAAAATCGGCAACCAATGTGAAGAATCCCATATCGATGGTGCTGCTCAGGTACTACCTGAAGAGGCCGCCAAAGCATTACCCGAGAAAGTGGATTTAAAAGAAGCGCCTGGTTCTGCTGCACCTGATGTGAGCGATATTAAAATTTTGCCACAGACTTTCAGCGGCAGTGTAACCAATAGTGCCGAAGCGGCTAATCCACGCATGAATATCAAGCTGCGCAATGGTAATGACACATCAGGCCGTAAAACCGGTGCCGGTGATTTGAAATCAGCCCAAGCACGAGCCGCCGAGCTCAACCG is a window of Neisseria yangbaofengii DNA encoding:
- a CDS encoding TMEM165/GDT1 family protein gives rise to the protein MEAFFSSTLGVMIAEIGDKTQLLALFLSTRFSQKNAIVFGVFVATLLNHAFSAVIGVWVAQYISPELMKWIIGLSFVAVGLWLLLPDKDENPDSRWLKYGVFGATVLLFFIAEIGDKTQIATVLLAAKYQEMFWVICGSVLGLMLANVPVIYLGQLLMKRIPSKAVHISACIVFCILGAVTLLGKALH
- a CDS encoding IS630 family transposase, whose protein sequence is MQHQLQKKTNRHPKANRGLRKNFLKLLHRYIRRNRPVVYLDESGFRTSCYRPYAYAPKSRRCYALHDWQGHHQANAVGALFHGKLFAVGLFDCSIDRRIFDAWVERILIPELPQNSVVVMDNATFHKGSALTLLKEKGHTVLWLPPYSPDLNQIEKKWAWIKGVRNRLRITDVDWLFQVCIDK
- a CDS encoding IS630 transposase-related protein — translated: MAYSEDFKQLVLKKLRQGWTIRRAAKEFGIAISTITLWKRPPAPQTPPKQRKTRKISAQALLEDVERYPDAYCYERAQRFGCSHTAIHKALKRYNISYKKRPIATRKPTEGSEKTS